A single genomic interval of Corylus avellana chromosome ca10, CavTom2PMs-1.0 harbors:
- the LOC132163224 gene encoding scarecrow-like protein 33, translating into MDPKFSGLPDSINNVLVADDHSFSPNSNEYPDLLNEYTFNLPSPDFSFLESSSLPPDMGYTDFAPPMIVAPAAEPYATSAGYSMSTLSVGKSPGVDSTSDDTEFSETVLKYIGQILTEDNIEDKPCLFYDPLGLKVTEKSFYDALGQKYPPSPNIHQEEPTYINLNLGRPDDVFSASTGGDYGTNSGSSTSNSTDPQWVSDVGEYKSSFSQVVVPGDNVFRSNLQPTNGSQFLANQSNSVTNIGDGMELLDHNIFTDSESVLQFRRGVEEASKFLPRGNHLVVDLGTSMVSAELKGEDQKVELKGAKGERENSLDGSRVRKNHEREDVEVEEGKSNKKSAVYVEESELTEMFDKLLLSTEAISLLHDNNNNEPVQNEASKASQPNAQLQGVSGGKSRAKKQGKKKETVDLRTLLIQCAQAVSAGDIRTANELLKQIRQHSSPYGDGSHRLAHFFANGLEARLAGTGIGTQIFYSSSISKRISVSEILKAYKVLLSVSPFRRTSLFFASKMIHKVAEKATSLHIIDFGIEYGFHWPILIHKLSKKAGGPPKLRITGIELPQPGFRPTESIEETGRRLAKYCERFNVPFEYHALASQNWETIQIEELKIDRNEMIAVNCMYRFKNLLDETVEETNPRDAVLNLIRRINPDIFVHSIVNGAYNAPFFVTRFREALYHFSTLYDILDVTLPRENQLRLMFEREILGREAMNVVACEGLQRVERPEIYKQWQVRTIRAGFKELPLDQEVLTLYRSKMKEWYHKDFVLDEDNHWMLQGWKGRIVCACSCWVPN; encoded by the coding sequence ATGGATCCTAAGTTTTCTGGGTTGCCTGATTCCATAAACAATGTCTTGGTAGCTGATGACCATTCCTTTTCACCCAATTCCAATGAATACCCAGATCTTTTAAATGAGTACACATTCAATTTGCCCTCCCCTGATTTTAGCTTCCTTGAAAGTTCATCGCTTCCACCTGACATGGGCTACACTGATTTCGCACCGCCGATGATTGTGGCCCCAGCAGCAGAGCCATATGCTACGTCTGCTGGCTATAGCATGAGCACACTGTCTGTGGGTAAGAGTCCGGGGGTTGACTCGACCTCGGACGACACTGAGTTCTCGGAAACGGTTCTCAAGTACATAGGCCAGATACTTACGGAAGATAACATAGAGGACAAGCCCTGCCTGTTTTACGACCCTTTGGGTCTTAAAGTCACCGAGAAATCCTTCTATGATGCTCTCGGTCAGAAATACCCTCCTTCCCCCAATATACACCAGGAAGAACCAACTTATATCAATCTCAACTTGGGAAGGCCGGATGATGTTTTTTCTGCAAGCACTGGTGGTGATTATGGTACTAATAGTGGTTCTAGCACTAGCAATAGTACTGATCCACAGTGGGTCAGTGATGTTGGGGAGTACAAGTCGTCTTTTTCGCAAGTTGTTGTTCCTGGTGACAATGTTTTCCGGTCCAATTTGCAGCCCACTAATGGATCACAGTTTTTAGCCAATCAGTCGAACAGCGTGACTAATATCGGTGATGGCATGGAGCTTTTGGATCATAACATTTTTACTGATAGTGAATCTGTGTTGCAATTTAGGAGAGGGGTAGAAGAAGCTAGTAAGTTTCTTCCTAGGGGTAATCACTTGGTGGTTGATTTGGGGACTAGCATGGTATCAGCAGAGTTGAAGGGAGAGGATCAAAAGGTGGAACTGAAGGGAGCgaagggtgagagagagaattcaCTGGATGGGTCGAGGGTAAGGAAGAATCATGAAAGGGAAGATGTAGAGGTAGAAGAAGGGAAGAGTAATAAGAAGTCTGCGGTTTATGTGGAAGAGAGTGAATTGACAGAAATGTTTGATAAGTTGTTGCTTTCCACCGAAGCTATTTCTCTGCTACACGATAACAATAACAATGAACCCGTGCAGAATGAGGCAAGCAAGGCCTCACAGCCAAATGCGCAGCTACAAGGAGTTAGTGGTGGGAAGAGCCGTGCTAAGAAACAAGGCAAAAAGAAGGAAACGGTTGATTTGAGGACTCTTTTGATTCAATGTGCGCAAGCTGTCTCAGCAGGTGACATTAGAACTGCAAATGAGTTATTGAAGCAAATTAGGCAGCACTCTTCCCCTTATGGTGATGGGTCTCATAGGTTGGCCCATTTCTTTGCTAATGGCCTTGAGGCACGCTTGGCTGGCACTGGCATtggaactcaaattttttatagttcCTCAATTTCCAAAAGGATCTCAGTTTCTGAAATATTGAAAGCTTACAAAGTTCTTCTTTCAGTCTCCCCTTTTAGGAGGACTTCGCTATTCTTTGCTTCCAAAATGATTCATAAAGTAGCGGAGAAAGCTACAAGTCTTCATATTATAGATTTCGGTATCGAATATGGTTTCCATTGGCCAATTCTAATCCATAAGCTCTCAAAAAAAGCTGGAGGACCTCCCAAGCTACGTATTACAGGGATAGAGCTTCCGCAACCTGGATTCCGTCCAACAGAGAGTATTGAGGAGACCGGTCGTCGCCTGGCTAAGTATTGTGAGCGGTTTAACGTTCCATTTGAGTACCATGCTCTAGCATCACAAAACTGGGAGACTATCCAAATTGAGGAGCTCAAGATTGATAGGAATGAGATGATTGCTGTGAATTGTATGTACCGGTTTAAGAACCTACTTGATGAGACAGTTGAAGAGACTAATCCACGGGATGCAGTTTTGAATTTAATCAGGAGGATAAATCCTGATATTTTTGTCCATTCTATTGTTAATGGAGCCTACAATGCCCCCTTCTTCGTCACACGGTTCCGAGAAGCACTCTACCACTTCTCTACATTGTATGACATACTTGATGTTACTTTACCCCGTGAGAACCAACTAAGGTtgatgtttgagagagagatccTTGGGAGGGAGGCTATGAATGTTGTAGCATGTGAGGGCTTACAAAGGGTTGAGAGGCCCGAGATTTACAAGCAGTGGCAGGTCCGGACTATAAGGGCTGGTTTCAAGGAGCTCCCATTGGACCAAGAGGTGTTGACCTTGTACAGGTCTAAGATGAAGGAATGGTACCACAAGGATTTTGTACTTGATGAAGACAACCACTGGATGCTTCAGGGATGGAAGGGCCGTATTGTCTGTGCTTGCTCTTGTTGGGTGCCAAATTAG